TATAAGGTTGGAGGTCCGATCTTTGCTTatggaaattgaacaaattttgtGATTAATTGTTTAcctcttttttttcaaagagTACCCACAATGAAGGAATTAATTACTAAatgtaagaaaaaaacaaataaagtacTAGTTCAACTGAATTAACGTTCGATTGACTCGTGatacctaaataaaaatttaaataataacataagaaAAGAATCGTAGAACTAAATAAACTATTAGcatcaaaattaagtattatAAAGACGGAATTGAATAATTAACtcatttatgtataatttaaacAAGTAAAATTCTATGGGATAAATGACATAAATAATATTCGATTAATCAActataatttgtttttcttcaaaattgatCGACCAAACCATGTCGTGATTTTGATCTTCCAAagagaatttgataaattttcaatttattatagTACCACAACACATGTTAAGTAAATCTCCAACAAGCTATGTGTATGATATGCATACAATTATGTATATtctgaccaaaatataaacatatttttaaaggaGTTTACCATTGGAGAGATTACAAAGTTGAATATTGTTTCTATGTGCTTTTAAAGTCTTTAAACTGAATTAAAAGGCAATATCACATCTCCTGACAGGAAAAAAGGTAGCTAAAGAAATTGTACGACAAATGACAGGGGGTTGCAGATGACTGATAGACAAGTTCctaagaaatgaaaataaataaaagaatgagaGTGGTGTACCTAAAATAGACACAATAGGATGCTATCGGCTTCTCATACACCTGGTCAGAACCTCTACAAATCTCTTGTACATGTGCTTCTTTAGATAATTTCTTTCTACCTTCTTTCTTCCTTCCATCCCCATTTGTTTCCTTGCAGAcggatttttgagaaaaaaccGGAGATTTTCGGCAAGAACTTGGGTCCCTGGGTGACCCATAGGGTGCAAAAGCCCTGTCACATTGTGATCAACTATCTCTTTTGTGCCTCCAGCATCAGTCCCTAACACCTGTGCCCAGTTCATATATACACGTATATCGAAGTAAAGAAAATCAATTGTCAATATAACAAGAAAACCGAGCATCTATCTTTTTATGCAATAAACCCAAATTTTGAATCACCTTGAACTTTAAGTGATAATTAACTTAGATCCACGCAAATCATAGGCACAGTGCTTGCGAAAGTAAAGACACTGCTTATGAAGGTCTAGCTTCCATGAccaaaaagtttctaaatataCATTATTACCTTTGCCATTTATTTATTCAAGTCAATGTTACTTACAAGTAAAAAAGTTTATTTGATCTCGATATGGAAAATATCATTTATGAAATACCTTCGTATAATTGTCTAGAGTTAGCTTAGTTCATACTCATGTGGTCAAACTGATATAACACATTCTAAATAATCTATATGCATGCCATTAAGCTTGGAAATACATGCACAGATAAAATTTGCATGATGTATGGACACATGAAACTCAACAAATATCATATGTTGGACTTTCCAAAGGGCGGTTATAAGGAAGAATAGGATGAAAGCAATTAGAATGGAACTTCACGTACTAGGACATGCAACCAATAGAATCATTGAATCTGTGATTAATACGTAGCAGGGGATACTCCTATAGAGAAGAAGTTATCACTCACTAGTACAACCTTAATATAATACCCAACAAAAGCTGTCACATGCAGGCATAAACAAATGATTTCTTACCGGAAGACCAAATGCCATTGCTTCAACAGTCACTCTCCCAAATGTTTCTCCTAGTCCCTGTAAACAGAATGTAGGCATCATTACATGTTTCCCTTTAATCGAAAAGAAACCTAAAACTTGATAAATAAGTGTTAACTAGGTTGAATGTAATTAGAATGtgaattcagattcataattaACCAGACTTATAGGTTTTAATCTTGCCAATATCCTATATGTTGTTTCCATGAAGAAAATCAATCTGTTGAAATCACATAGATTTCTCATCTCCGTAACAAAAACATGAAACAATGACAACCAGAAATAATATAAGAAACTTAAGTGCTACATGGAATCCAAGACCAGTAATGTTTTGATAAGGCATGACCCACCAAACAACCATAATATGTGCTTCTAGCACCAGATGATGAAATTCCCTCgttaagtttatttcaactccTCATGCAAAAATGTTTAAACCAGGTTAACATATGCTTGGTAAGGTGTTCCTTATCGAAGTTCTAGTTAGTTGGCTATCAGTCATCGAAACCAATAGCATCAGATATAGGCCTTTTTTGCTTGAAAATGCTTGGAAAGAAATCCACATTAAGCACTGCCCAAATGGTTCAAGAGTTTTTTTTGTCGGTCCAAATGGTTCAAGAGTTTAAAAAGAGAACACCAAAAggaagtttgaaaataatatcataaagttttaacacaaagaaaaatatcacactTCCATTTAGATGTGAGAGAGATTTTGGTTCTAGTTTCTACTAGTTTTAAATCATTCAGGACTGTAATCAAGTAACTAATCACCACCATAAAAAATGAGTCAAAGTGCTGCCATAGGCCTATCATAATGTTGAAGTCTACACCAAAGGCTATGAGAAGATCGAAAAGTTCCTGAAAAATCCCTATCATAATGTTGGTGACAACTCACTGCTCAAAAGCAGAAGAGATTTCACACCAGTAATTCTGTGTACACTTTCAAcgcttttgaaatttttgaatgtaCAAGAAATTGGACCTTGTAATTTTATCTGTGAACTTTGGTACGAGGGAAAGAGAGGATTGAGTCTAAACTTATAACCTGCTAACAATAAGACAAAATACTGCTACTTTTATGGCCATATCTCTTTTCTGCAATTTCGTGTGTTGTATTAATCAACAGCATAGCAGTAGAAATACAACTTCCTTTTTTCCTTCATTCAAAAAGTTTGCCATACAGTTGCACATAGAAACAACACGATATCAAAACACTTATATGCACTATGAGCACAAACTCTACCACTAACTGTAAAATGGGATAATTTCAGCAATGTCTTGATCAGACGAGGCAAAAAATGAATCTATGGAAGAGTAAATAAGTGCTAATTTTCTGCTTCAATCATATGGAAGAATACCAGCAAAGACATTAATTATATGGAAGATATAGTTAATCAGATGAAAGGATTGATTATATGCAAAATATTCCATCTGAAATGTAAGAAAACCAAAAAGGATTAGCAATAAAATGTGGAAGAAATAAGAGCACATCAATGCTAATTTAATCAAAAACCATATATGATCTGTCACCTGGGAGTTCATGACGTAAACATCTGCTGCTGAATATAGAGAAGCAACACGTGTAGTTGTAGGAGTCCAGAGTACAGACTCTGACAACTTTGCATGCTGAGACAAAAATCTAAGAATTTCTTTAACATAAGATATCTTATTGCTCTTAGATCCAACAGAACCAATAAGAACTTTAAGAGCTTGTTCTTCTGTTCCTTGGCTATCAAACAGCATCTTCCTTCTGTGACTGTTTCTGGTCCGCAAATCTCTAGACGATAAATCACCGTTGCTTGACTTCAAAACCAAACCTCTTAAATGATGCTTTACACCCAAGGTAGAATGATCATGCCTGATATCCAATGATTTTTTAACTTCAGAACCAGTTTGCAAAGGATACTGATCGATGAAGAGGTGTGCTGCCTCAAGAAGGAAGAGCTGGCCCTTTCCAGCATTTATGCTACTTAGGGACATCACAAGCATATCATTATCTTTCAAACCCATCTCTTTTCTTACTGCATCACGCAACAACTGCCTTTTCTCTAGCATCTTTTCTGGACTGGAAGATGGAGTATTTAAAGAACAAGGAATGCCAGCTACAAAAGCCAGCTCATCATTAACAGCAAGTGGAACAAGAGCAGGCTGAGATCTCAGcttaatattttcttcttgACACCAGGTAAGCCACTGTTTACTCTGCAATTCAGATAAGAAAATAAGCATTTTCACCCGGTGTAGAACAAGCTTTGACCGATCAAAGTATTCTCTTCTATTTTCCATGATCCACCAAGCAATTTGACTTCCTCCAGCGGGAAAATGTGCAATATATTGATCTGAAACCAACACATCACATTTAAGCAAAGCACGATGACTCAGAACTCGAGATGCTGCAACCTTACATCAGATCATGGTTGCTCTTCATATCTGCATAAGCAAtaacttaagaaaaaaaatctcctATAAATTTCTCACCTATCCATGATGCACAGACTGCTGACCCTGCAATCACAAGGTCTGCCTTCATTGCAGTTTTGAAGCTAAGGTCTGCTCTGTCTTCAAGCACTTTGATCCTTCTCCTTGCAAGCTCGGACGCAAGTCCTCCTTTCTTACTCAGAACAACAGCAGATACAGTGGCTCCACAGCTCAAGAGCTCTGTTGCCAACTCCATCATTGAAATCGGAGCCCCAGTCATTGAGAGTTCATGAAATACCAACACTAACCTTCTGGACCAAACAAGGCGTGCAAAATGCCCCTTCCTATCACATGTTCCAGACCGCTTTTCAGGACTCCACTCCAGAACTCTGTCCTCCACTGATCCAAATGGACCAACAAGCAATCTGTAAGTAGAATTTGTAAGTAGAATTTCCTGTTCTTGATCCTCGGTGTCACTAATTTCATTGTTCATTTTTTCCTTTGGTTTACCACGCATCTTGTGCAAATTACGCCTTGCTCTTTTACTCCTTTTCTTCCTTGATGAGACTTCATTCCCTTTCTTGGCCAAAATCACATTAAACTTTCTATCACTAGACACCTGAGTTTTATTAGTTCCAGTATTCACTGCTA
This sequence is a window from Gossypium raimondii isolate GPD5lz chromosome 5, ASM2569854v1, whole genome shotgun sequence. Protein-coding genes within it:
- the LOC105768655 gene encoding uncharacterized protein LOC105768655 isoform X1, with product MEESVSKVPPSLTLGSFKSSLSGRSTPKSSPTFRRLHSSRTPRREARSGAGGIQWFRSNRLVYWLLLITLWAYLGFYVQSRWAHGHKKEEFLGFTGDPRNKLLDAEKNARRDLLADDSLVAVNTGTNKTQVSSDRKFNVILAKKGNEVSSRKKRSKRARRNLHKMRGKPKEKMNNEISDTEDQEQEILLTNSTYRLLVGPFGSVEDRVLEWSPEKRSGTCDRKGHFARLVWSRRLVLVFHELSMTGAPISMMELATELLSCGATVSAVVLSKKGGLASELARRRIKVLEDRADLSFKTAMKADLVIAGSAVCASWIDQYIAHFPAGGSQIAWWIMENRREYFDRSKLVLHRVKMLIFLSELQSKQWLTWCQEENIKLRSQPALVPLAVNDELAFVAGIPCSLNTPSSSPEKMLEKRQLLRDAVRKEMGLKDNDMLVMSLSSINAGKGQLFLLEAAHLFIDQYPLQTGSEVKKSLDIRHDHSTLGVKHHLRGLVLKSSNGDLSSRDLRTRNSHRRKMLFDSQGTEEQALKVLIGSVGSKSNKISYVKEILRFLSQHAKLSESVLWTPTTTRVASLYSAADVYVMNSQGLGETFGRVTVEAMAFGLPVLGTDAGGTKEIVDHNVTGLLHPMGHPGTQVLAENLRFFLKNPSARKQMGMEGRKKVERNYLKKHMYKRFVEVLTRCMRSR